The Chelonia mydas isolate rCheMyd1 chromosome 3, rCheMyd1.pri.v2, whole genome shotgun sequence genome includes a region encoding these proteins:
- the SOX7 gene encoding transcription factor SOX-7, with amino-acid sequence MASLLGSYPWSESLDCSALDGELPEGLSPPAAHRCPAEKGSETRIRRPMNAFMVWAKDERKRLAVQNPDLHNAELSKMLGKSWKSLSPSQKRPYVEEAERLRVQHMQDYPNYKYRPRRKKQVKRICKRVDPGFLLGNLSRDQNSGPEKRACGRTVGEKEGQGEYSPGPVLQSIRGYREAQASGGSTNMDTYPYGLPTPPEMSPLDVIDPEQSFFSSPCPEEHHHPHMTGAPYSPEYSTSPLQCNHHPLGPMSIPQPSTSMIPPIPSCPPPPPTYYTPAFHPIHPHSLHAHLGQLSPPPEHPGFDSLDQLSQAELLGEMDRNEFDQYLSAPGHSDRSGVITSGDAQVSQVAGGSPSTETSLISVLADATATYYNNYRVS; translated from the exons ATGGCTTCCCTGCTGGGCTCCTACCCGTGGTCCGAGAGCCTGGATTGCTCCGCCCTGGATGGGGAGCTCCCGGAGGGGCTCTCCCCGCCGGCCGCGCACCGCTGCCCGGCGGAGAAGGGCTCGGAGACCCGCATCAGGAGACCCATGAACGCCTTCATGGTGTGGGCGAAGGACGAGAGGAAGCGGCTGGCGGTGCAGAACCCGGACCTGCACAACGCGGAGCTCAGCAAGATGCTCG GCAAGTCCTGGAAATCTCTGAGCCCTTCCCAGAAGAGACCTTACGTGGAGGAGGCGGAAAGACTGAGGGTTCAGCACATGCAAGACTATCCCAACTACAAATACCGGCCCAGGAGGAAGAAACAGGTCAAGCGGATCTGCAAGCGGGTGGATCCAGGCTTTCTGCTGGGGAACCTCTCCAGGGATCAGAACTCGGGGCCGGAGAAGCGGGCCTGCGGCAGGACagtgggggaaaaggaggggcagGGTGAGTACTCGCCTGGCCCGGTATTGCAGAGCATCAGGGGCTACAGGGAAGCCCAGGCCAGCGGCGGCAGCACCAACATGGACACCTACCCCTACGGGTTGCCCACCCCGCCTGAGATGTCCCCTTTGGATGTGATAGACCCTGAGCAGagcttcttctcctccccctgcccggAGGAGCATCACCACCCCCATATGACTGGGGCCCCTTACTCTCCAGAGTACTCCACCAGCCCCCTCCAGTGTAACCACCATCCCCTTGGCCCCATGTCCATCCCTCAGCCCAGCACCTCCATGATCCCCCcaatccccagctgcccccctcctcctcccacctactACACGCCAGCcttccaccccatccacccccacagcCTCCATGCCCATCTTGgtcagctctccccaccccctgaacaCCCTGGCTTTGACAGCCTGGACCAGCTGAGCCAAGCAGAACTTCTGGGGGAGATGGACCGCAATGAGTTTGACCAGTATCTCAGCGCTCCCGGCCACTCAGACCGCAGCGGGGTGATAACCAGTGGAGACGCACAGGTGTCCCAGGTTGCAGGTGGCTCGCCCTCCACAGAGACTAGCCTCATCTCCGTCCTAGCAGATGCCACTGCTACCTATTACAACAACTACCGCGTCTCCTAG